AGCAAGGCAGCATCCCTTCAAAACTCCAAACCGTTCGATCGCCTGAACCGCGTAATTGCTGCAGGTTGGAATATACCTGCAGGTCGGCTGCTTCAGCGGGGAAATCAGCTGCTGATATTTCCGGATCATCCAGATCAGAAAGCGTTTCATCTCAGGATTCCCGCTTCCTTCAGCTGCTTCTGCAAATCGCACAGGATGTCCGTGCTTTTGACAAACGGGGTCCTCGAGCGGGCGACGAACACAAGATCGTATCCTCTTTTCACTCGGGGGGCGATCTGCCGGGCCGCCTCGCGGATGATCCGGCGGGAACGGTTTCTTTTTACCGCATTCCCCGTTTTTTTGCTGGTTGTAATGCCGACGCGCACCGATTGTGCGCGGTTTTTCATCACATAAGTGACGACGAGAGGGGAAACGTAGGACCTTCCCCGTGCGTAAATGCGGCGAAAATCCCTGTTTTCACAGATCGGCAGATATCCGCTCATCATAAAAAACATTCCTTTCCTTCCGAAAGGCTGCGGTAAAACAAAGAAAGGCCACACGGCGGTGGCCCTTTCAAAGCTTTAGTAAGACAAGCGAGCTCTTCCTTTGGCCCTGCGGCGCGCCAAAACTTTGCGGCCGTTTCTGTCGGACATTCTTTTTCTGAACCCATGCTCTTTTTTTCTGTGGAGCTTCTTAGGCTGATAAGTTCTCAGCATGAAAAAACCCTCCTTTCGGGTACAAACCTTTGCAATTTAGCATTATAGCCCAAATGCTTGCCTGCTGTCAACAAAAAAGCAAAAATATC
This window of the Ruminococcaceae bacterium BL-6 genome carries:
- the ytjA gene encoding membrane protein insertion efficiency factor (Evidence 2a : Function from experimental evidences in other organisms; PubMedId : 19306042, 21803992; Product type f : factor); this translates as MKRFLIWMIRKYQQLISPLKQPTCRYIPTCSNYAVQAIERFGVLKGCCLAFYRILRCNPFSRGGYDPVPEKKKRR
- the rnpA gene encoding Ribonuclease P protein component, with the translated sequence MMSGYLPICENRDFRRIYARGRSYVSPLVVTYVMKNRAQSVRVGITTSKKTGNAVKRNRSRRIIREAARQIAPRVKRGYDLVFVARSRTPFVKSTDILCDLQKQLKEAGILR